The segment AAAACAGTTATTAACAGGACTAAAAATAGGTTCTACTAAGCTTAAACTACAAATGATTATACATATCGCCTTTTCAATTTTTCCTTTTAAAATCTCTTATCTTCGCGAAGTCACGAAGGCATTTATTTGGAATTTCAGAGTTTGGATGGTTTATGAAAAGAAGTAATTCGAGTGTAGGAGTTTCGCTCACTGGTGGCTTGGGAAACCAACTATTTCAGGTGGCAGCAGCGCTAGCAATGTCTGAAGGCGAAAGAGTTACCCTTATTTCGTCATACGGAAAACCAAGATTTTCAAAAAACAACGAAGCGGAGATATATTCCCTTATAAGGGCAGAAGATTGGTTTGAAAGAGACGATGAGGTTAGTAGTTGGTTGCCAGCGAAGTGTGTTGGTTATATTTTGCGAATGGGAGTTCAACCAAAGATTTGGGAAAAGGGATTAGTAGTTTTTTTCATTAACAAGATAGCCAATCTAATCTTGTCGATCTCTCGGAACAGCAAAATTCGGATTCTTGCGGGCAAAGGGGTTGGATACTTCACACTTCCTGAAAAAAAGTATTTCACATTGCTCAGTGGATATTTTCAGTCTTACCGTTGGGCCTCACTTGATGATGTGTATAAAAAATTGTTCCATCTTCACCCAAAGCATCCAGGCTCAGATCTTAAGTATTATGAATCACTCACTTCAGATTGCAAACCTTTAGTTATCCATATTCGACTTGGTGATTATCTGTCAGAAAGAGACTTTGGAATTCCGTCTGTTGAATATTATAAATCGGCTGTTTCGAGAATTTCTACGGAGGTAGAATTTGATGAGATCTGGGTTTTCTCTGACACATTAACTAAGGCCAAAGAGATTCTTCGCTTTGACGGAAGATTTAAGGTCAGATGGATTGGTGAGCTAGACGGTTCGGCAGCCAGTACCTTTCAAGCGATGCGTCATGGCGCCGGATACATAATCGGTAATTCGACATTTAGTTGGTGGGCAGCATTCTTGCGCTTAGATACCAAGGCTCCAGTGATTGCACCGAAACCTTGGTTTCGTGGAATGGAAGAGCCGTTCGAATTGATTCCTAAGAATTGGACTAGAATTGACTCAAATTACTAG is part of the Candidatus Planktophila lacus genome and harbors:
- a CDS encoding alpha-1,2-fucosyltransferase, with protein sequence MKRSNSSVGVSLTGGLGNQLFQVAAALAMSEGERVTLISSYGKPRFSKNNEAEIYSLIRAEDWFERDDEVSSWLPAKCVGYILRMGVQPKIWEKGLVVFFINKIANLILSISRNSKIRILAGKGVGYFTLPEKKYFTLLSGYFQSYRWASLDDVYKKLFHLHPKHPGSDLKYYESLTSDCKPLVIHIRLGDYLSERDFGIPSVEYYKSAVSRISTEVEFDEIWVFSDTLTKAKEILRFDGRFKVRWIGELDGSAASTFQAMRHGAGYIIGNSTFSWWAAFLRLDTKAPVIAPKPWFRGMEEPFELIPKNWTRIDSNY